In Oncorhynchus kisutch isolate 150728-3 unplaced genomic scaffold, Okis_V2 scaffold4040, whole genome shotgun sequence, a single window of DNA contains:
- the LOC116373411 gene encoding zinc finger protein ZIC 5-like, which yields MQRPGGRHRHNGHSLLRNNNSMISYISSPSPRASTTGAYAEYSTNNNRPIKPELVCKWTDHDHRDRTSKQRICDQTFSSMHELVDHVSTEHVAGLEPLSHVCMWEECLREGKAFKAKYKLINHIRVHTGEKPFSCTFPDCGKVFARSENLKIHTRTHTGEKPFQCEFPGCLRKFANSSDRKKHSQVHTSAKPYDCKSHGCFKSYTHPSSLRKHMKIHLNALKSSPTSEPIDLSFTGILGKRSSRDYVASRTNCSSSRLSLAPTVSNMKEWYVCTRTTGQGQNYLQLTADQIKSEPCGADEEYYNPT from the exons ATGCAGCGGCCGGGTGGTCGCCATCGCCACAATGGCCACTCTCTGCTCCGCAATAACAATTCCATGATCTCATACATCTCTTCTCCTTCACCGCGCGCTTCCACCACGGGCGCCTATGCGGAATACTCCACCAACAACAACAGGCCGATAAAGCCCGAGCTGGTCTGCAAATGGACGGACCACGATCACCGTGACCGAACTTCAAAACAAAGGATATGCGACCAAACTTTTAGCTCCATGCACGAGCTGGTGGACCACGTAAGCACCGAGCACGTCGCTGGGCTCGAGCCCCTGAGCCATGTTTGTATGTGGGAAGAATGCCTGAGAGAAGGAAAGGCGTTTAAAGCCAAATATAAACTGATAAACCACATCAGGGTACACACTGGGGAGAAACCGTTCTCCTGCACTTTCCCAGACTGCGGGAAAGTGTTTGCTCGGTCGGAAAACCTCAAGAttcacacgcgcacgcacacag GTGAGAAGCCATTTCAGTGTGAGTTCCCCGGCTGCCTGCGGAAATTTGCCAACAGTAGTGACCGTAAGAAGCACTCGCAGGTTCACACCAGCGCCAAACCGTACGACTGCAAGTCCCACGGCTGCTTCAAATCCTACACACACCCCAGCTCCCTCAGAAAACACATGAAGATCCACCTCAACGCACTCAAGTCCTCTCCTACCTCCGAACCCATAGACCTGTCGTTCACAGGGATTCTTGGGAAACGTAGTTCCCGGGATTACGTAGCTTCACGGACTAACTGCTCGTCCTCCAGGCTCTCGCTGGCTCCGACGGTGTCCAACATGAAGGAGTGGTACGTGTGTACCAGGACCACAGGTCAGGGACAGAACTACCTCCAACTCACAGCAGACCAGATCAAGTCAGAACCGTGCGGTGCTGATGAGGAGTATTATAACCCCACGTAG